A part of Kryptolebias marmoratus isolate JLee-2015 linkage group LG8, ASM164957v2, whole genome shotgun sequence genomic DNA contains:
- the znf512b gene encoding zinc finger protein 512B isoform X5 yields the protein MESPSGPRLGKLSSSGLPRSQTLKLGHSQEFVRAPPGPENNNNNIHSSMCDEQADGKRKGRPKTEAQELRNIPAHLIVQWKEEFKRRSRVKCPCSGCWLEFPSIYGVKYHYQRCQGPTVAEKLSHGCPYCEAVFATKVRLEKHKLWNHPDKVSKEPKEEQPKLHSIPDKFNTKKRPMENSPPSPVFFKVKKTHEVSTPSQNGELAHQRSERRQHIQSQPSQQIHQSQPVQQQSQSQSTSSDAGGSESEGGSLPSSFHDEDPERMRHRRKQKTPKKFTGEQPSISGTFGLKGMTKVEEKLKAGRVKRSEGCGFSEEPQRRPASSQSSKKEPATANSGGVSDTQWQRTISERGEVVCPTCSIVTRKTIHGLKKHMEICQKLQDALKCQQCQKQFRSKAGLNYHTMAEHSTKPSGSEGQTGNEHKERERLRRVLKQMGRIKCPSEHCGKSYRSKAGRDYHVRTEHPPAITATTATNNYKDNVTDTNNNTGKDRISCCSFKAVSEESAPGGKRKEQNPPERRDWQEKTPSSQSKEKELDKEREREQEREKAAQLKSQEDFERTPSGRVRRQSAQVAVFHLQEIAEDELAKDWGTKRRIKDDLVPDSKRLNYTRPGLPNFSPELLETWKNQVKEKGFICCTNTNCEAVYSSVSGLKAHLANCSQGGGEMGKYTCLICQKEFNSESGVKYHISKTHSQNWFRAATSQMVSGNKSKVLDNDGIKAEVRNGATTGKKRGRKPKERPLVDEPLQTKPEALATAQNSAPPTVTPPSGSAQPPASISDPTDSDSPVQNRQPVPSATRRSKPKRISLPE from the exons ATGGAGAGCCCGAGTGGCCCCAGGCTTGGGAAGCTGTCCTCATCAGGGCTGCCGAGGAGCCAAACCCTGAAGCTCGGACACTCCCAGGAGTTTGTCAGAGCTCCTCCAGgtcctgaaaacaacaacaacaacatacatA GTTCAATGTGTGATGAACAAGCGGACGGGAAGAGGAAAGGTCGGCCTAAAACGGAAGCGCAGGAGCTGAGAAACATCCCT GCCCATTTGATAGTACAATGGAAGGAAGAGTTTAAGCGCCGATCCAGGGTTAAATGTCCGTGCTCGGGATGTTGGTTAGAGTTTCCCAGCATCTATGGCGTCAAGTACCACTATCAGCGCTGCCAGGGG CCCACTGTAGCTGAGAAGCTGAGTCATGGCTGTCCTTACTGTGAAGCAGTGTTTGCTACAAAAGTGCGGCTGGAGAAGCACAAGTTGTGGAATCACCCAGACAAGGTTAGCAAGGAGCCCAAGGAAGAGCAGCCTAAGCTTCATTCGATTCCTGACAAGttcaacacaaagaaaag GCCCATGGAGAACAGTCCTCCCTCTCCGGTGTTCTTCAAAGTGAAAAAGACTCACGAGGTGTCTACGCCCTCCCAGAATGGAGAACTGGCCCACCAGAGGAGCGAGAGGAGACAGCACATCCAGAGCCAGCCTTCACAGCAGATTCATCAGTCCCAGCCAGTTCAGCAGCAGTCGCAGTCCCAAAGCACATCATCCGACGCAGGAGGAAGCGAAAGTGAGGGGGGCAGCCTTCCCTCTTCTTTTCACGACGAAGACCCAGAGCGAATGAGGCACA GGCGGAAACAAAAAACCCCTAAGAAATTCACCGGCGAGCAGCCGTCCATTTCTGGAACGTTTGGATTAAAAG GCATGACTAAGGtggaggagaagctgaaggCAGGTCGCGTGAAAAGATCCGAGGGATGCGGTTTCAGTGAGGAGCCTCAGAGAAGACCTGCGTCGAGTCAGTCGTCCAAGAAGGAGCCAGCCACAGCGAACTCCG GTGGAGTTTCAGACACTCAGTGGCAGCGAACAATCTCAGAGCGAGGTGAAGTGGTGTGTCCAACCTGCTCCATTGTCACGAGGAAAACAATTCATGGCCTCAAGAAACACATGGAGATCTGCCAAAAG CTCCAGGATGCCCTGAAGTGCCAGCAGTGCCAGAAACAGTTCAGGTCCAAGGCCGGCCTCAACTACCACACCATGGCTGAGCACAGCACCAAG CCCTCAGGGAGCGAAGGCCAGACAGGCAACGAACACAAGGAGAGAGAACGGCTGCGCCGAGTGCTCAAACAGATGGGGCGAATCAAGTGTCCTAGTGAG CACTGTGGAAAAAGCTACCGCTCCAAGGCAGGCCGAGACTACCACGTACGCACCGAACACCCCCCGGCCATCACCGCCACCACAGCCACCAACAACTACAAGGACAACGTCACTGACACCAACAACAACACCGGCAAGGACAGG ATCTCCTGCTGTTCTTTTAAGGCGGTTTCTGAGGAGTCTGCACCAGGAGGCAAGAGGAAGGAGCAAAACCCACCTGAGAGGAGGGATTGGCAGGAAAAGACACCGTCCAGCCAGTCCAAAGAGAAGGAGCTGGACAAGGAAAGGGAGAGAGAGCAGGAGAGGGAGAAAGCAGCACAACTAAAGAGCCAAGAGGACTTTGAAAGGACCCCCAGTGGCCGAGTGAGGCGGCAGTCGGCTCAGGTGGCAGTGTTCCACCTGCAGGAGATCGCAGAGGACGAGCTGGCCAAAGACTGGGGCACCAAGCGACGCATCAAGGACGACCTGGTGCCTGACAGCAAGAGG TTAAACTACACTCGTCCTGGCCTCCCCAACTTCAGTCCAGAGCTACTAGAGACTTGGAAAAACCAAGTCAAGGAGAAAGGCTTCatctgctgcacaaacaca AATTGTGAAGCTGTTTATTCCAGCGTGTCCGGATTAAAAGCTCACCTTGCCAACTGCAGCcag GGCGGAGGTGAAATGGGGAAGTACACGTGTCTGATCTGTCAGAAGGAGTTTAACTCAGAGAGTGGTGTTAAGTATCACATCAGTAAGACACACTCACAG AACTGGTTTCGTGCAGCAACAAGTCAGATGGTCTCTGGTAACAAGAGTAAAGTCCTGGACAACGACGGGATTAAAGCTGAGGTGAGGAACGGTGCCACCACCGGTAAGAAGAGGGGCCGCAAGCCTAAAgagcgccccctggtggacGAGCCTCTTCAGACAAAACCAGAAGCCCTCGCCACCGCACAGAACTCAGCCCCACCAACCGTGACCCCTCCCTCGGGCTCAGCACAGCCCCCGGCCTCGATTTCTGATCCGACGGACAGTGACAGTCCGGTCCAGAACAGACAGCCTGTCCCCTCCGCCACCAGACGAAGCAAACCCAAGAGAATCTCTCTGCCAGAGTAG
- the znf512b gene encoding zinc finger protein 512B isoform X4 has product MESPSGPRLGKLSSSGLPRSQTLKLGHSQEFVRAPPGPENNNNNIHSSMCDEQADGKRKGRPKTEAQELRNIPAHLIVQWKEEFKRRSRVKCPCSGCWLEFPSIYGVKYHYQRCQGPTVAEKLSHGCPYCEAVFATKVRLEKHKLWNHPDKVSKEPKEEQPKLHSIPDKFNTKKRPMENSPPSPVFFKVKKTHEVSTPSQNGELAHQRSERRQHIQSQPSQQIHQSQPVQQQSQSQSTSSDAGGSESEGGSLPSSFHDEDPERMRHRRKQKTPKKFTGEQPSISGTFGLKGMTKVEEKLKAGRVKRSEGCGFSEEPQRRPASSQSSKKEPATANSGGVSDTQWQRTISERGEVVCPTCSIVTRKTIHGLKKHMEICQKLQDALKCQQCQKQFRSKAGLNYHTMAEHSTKPSGSEGQTGNEHKERERLRRVLKQMGRIKCPSEPVFLCQHCGKSYRSKAGRDYHVRTEHPPAITATTATNNYKDNVTDTNNNTGKDRISCCSFKAVSEESAPGGKRKEQNPPERRDWQEKTPSSQSKEKELDKEREREQEREKAAQLKSQEDFERTPSGRVRRQSAQVAVFHLQEIAEDELAKDWGTKRRIKDDLVPDSKRLNYTRPGLPNFSPELLETWKNQVKEKGFICCTNTNCEAVYSSVSGLKAHLANCSQGGGEMGKYTCLICQKEFNSESGVKYHISKTHSQNWFRAATSQMVSGNKSKVLDNDGIKAEVRNGATTGKKRGRKPKERPLVDEPLQTKPEALATAQNSAPPTVTPPSGSAQPPASISDPTDSDSPVQNRQPVPSATRRSKPKRISLPE; this is encoded by the exons ATGGAGAGCCCGAGTGGCCCCAGGCTTGGGAAGCTGTCCTCATCAGGGCTGCCGAGGAGCCAAACCCTGAAGCTCGGACACTCCCAGGAGTTTGTCAGAGCTCCTCCAGgtcctgaaaacaacaacaacaacatacatA GTTCAATGTGTGATGAACAAGCGGACGGGAAGAGGAAAGGTCGGCCTAAAACGGAAGCGCAGGAGCTGAGAAACATCCCT GCCCATTTGATAGTACAATGGAAGGAAGAGTTTAAGCGCCGATCCAGGGTTAAATGTCCGTGCTCGGGATGTTGGTTAGAGTTTCCCAGCATCTATGGCGTCAAGTACCACTATCAGCGCTGCCAGGGG CCCACTGTAGCTGAGAAGCTGAGTCATGGCTGTCCTTACTGTGAAGCAGTGTTTGCTACAAAAGTGCGGCTGGAGAAGCACAAGTTGTGGAATCACCCAGACAAGGTTAGCAAGGAGCCCAAGGAAGAGCAGCCTAAGCTTCATTCGATTCCTGACAAGttcaacacaaagaaaag GCCCATGGAGAACAGTCCTCCCTCTCCGGTGTTCTTCAAAGTGAAAAAGACTCACGAGGTGTCTACGCCCTCCCAGAATGGAGAACTGGCCCACCAGAGGAGCGAGAGGAGACAGCACATCCAGAGCCAGCCTTCACAGCAGATTCATCAGTCCCAGCCAGTTCAGCAGCAGTCGCAGTCCCAAAGCACATCATCCGACGCAGGAGGAAGCGAAAGTGAGGGGGGCAGCCTTCCCTCTTCTTTTCACGACGAAGACCCAGAGCGAATGAGGCACA GGCGGAAACAAAAAACCCCTAAGAAATTCACCGGCGAGCAGCCGTCCATTTCTGGAACGTTTGGATTAAAAG GCATGACTAAGGtggaggagaagctgaaggCAGGTCGCGTGAAAAGATCCGAGGGATGCGGTTTCAGTGAGGAGCCTCAGAGAAGACCTGCGTCGAGTCAGTCGTCCAAGAAGGAGCCAGCCACAGCGAACTCCG GTGGAGTTTCAGACACTCAGTGGCAGCGAACAATCTCAGAGCGAGGTGAAGTGGTGTGTCCAACCTGCTCCATTGTCACGAGGAAAACAATTCATGGCCTCAAGAAACACATGGAGATCTGCCAAAAG CTCCAGGATGCCCTGAAGTGCCAGCAGTGCCAGAAACAGTTCAGGTCCAAGGCCGGCCTCAACTACCACACCATGGCTGAGCACAGCACCAAG CCCTCAGGGAGCGAAGGCCAGACAGGCAACGAACACAAGGAGAGAGAACGGCTGCGCCGAGTGCTCAAACAGATGGGGCGAATCAAGTGTCCTAGTGAG CCTGTGTTTCTGTGCCAGCACTGTGGAAAAAGCTACCGCTCCAAGGCAGGCCGAGACTACCACGTACGCACCGAACACCCCCCGGCCATCACCGCCACCACAGCCACCAACAACTACAAGGACAACGTCACTGACACCAACAACAACACCGGCAAGGACAGG ATCTCCTGCTGTTCTTTTAAGGCGGTTTCTGAGGAGTCTGCACCAGGAGGCAAGAGGAAGGAGCAAAACCCACCTGAGAGGAGGGATTGGCAGGAAAAGACACCGTCCAGCCAGTCCAAAGAGAAGGAGCTGGACAAGGAAAGGGAGAGAGAGCAGGAGAGGGAGAAAGCAGCACAACTAAAGAGCCAAGAGGACTTTGAAAGGACCCCCAGTGGCCGAGTGAGGCGGCAGTCGGCTCAGGTGGCAGTGTTCCACCTGCAGGAGATCGCAGAGGACGAGCTGGCCAAAGACTGGGGCACCAAGCGACGCATCAAGGACGACCTGGTGCCTGACAGCAAGAGG TTAAACTACACTCGTCCTGGCCTCCCCAACTTCAGTCCAGAGCTACTAGAGACTTGGAAAAACCAAGTCAAGGAGAAAGGCTTCatctgctgcacaaacaca AATTGTGAAGCTGTTTATTCCAGCGTGTCCGGATTAAAAGCTCACCTTGCCAACTGCAGCcag GGCGGAGGTGAAATGGGGAAGTACACGTGTCTGATCTGTCAGAAGGAGTTTAACTCAGAGAGTGGTGTTAAGTATCACATCAGTAAGACACACTCACAG AACTGGTTTCGTGCAGCAACAAGTCAGATGGTCTCTGGTAACAAGAGTAAAGTCCTGGACAACGACGGGATTAAAGCTGAGGTGAGGAACGGTGCCACCACCGGTAAGAAGAGGGGCCGCAAGCCTAAAgagcgccccctggtggacGAGCCTCTTCAGACAAAACCAGAAGCCCTCGCCACCGCACAGAACTCAGCCCCACCAACCGTGACCCCTCCCTCGGGCTCAGCACAGCCCCCGGCCTCGATTTCTGATCCGACGGACAGTGACAGTCCGGTCCAGAACAGACAGCCTGTCCCCTCCGCCACCAGACGAAGCAAACCCAAGAGAATCTCTCTGCCAGAGTAG
- the znf512b gene encoding zinc finger protein 512B isoform X1: MESPSGPRLGKLSSSGLPRSQTLKLGHSQEFVRAPPGPENNNNNIHSSMCDEQADGKRKGRPKTEAQELRNIPAHLIVQWKEEFKRRSRVKCPCSGCWLEFPSIYGVKYHYQRCQGPTVAEKLSHGCPYCEAVFATKVRLEKHKLWNHPDKVSKEPKEEQPKLHSIPDKFNTKKRPMENSPPSPVFFKVKKTHEVSTPSQNGELAHQRSERRQHIQSQPSQQIHQSQPVQQQSQSQSTSSDAGGSESEGGSLPSSFHDEDPERMRHRRKQKTPKKFTGEQPSISGTFGLKGMTKVEEKLKAGRVKRSEGCGFSEEPQRRPASSQSSKKEPATANSGGVSDTQWQRTISERGEVVCPTCSIVTRKTIHGLKKHMEICQKLQDALKCQQCQKQFRSKAGLNYHTMAEHSTKPSGSEGQTGNEHKERERLRRVLKQMGRIKCPSEGCSAHFSSLIGYQYHQQRCGRDFSDDEQPVFLCQHCGKSYRSKAGRDYHVRTEHPPAITATTATNNYKDNVTDTNNNTGKDRISCCSFKAVSEESAPGGKRKEQNPPERRDWQEKTPSSQSKEKELDKEREREQEREKAAQLKSQEDFERTPSGRVRRQSAQVAVFHLQEIAEDELAKDWGTKRRIKDDLVPDSKRLNYTRPGLPNFSPELLETWKNQVKEKGFICCTNTNCEAVYSSVSGLKAHLANCSQGGGEMGKYTCLICQKEFNSESGVKYHISKTHSQNWFRAATSQMVSGNKSKVLDNDGIKAEVRNGATTGKKRGRKPKERPLVDEPLQTKPEALATAQNSAPPTVTPPSGSAQPPASISDPTDSDSPVQNRQPVPSATRRSKPKRISLPE, translated from the exons ATGGAGAGCCCGAGTGGCCCCAGGCTTGGGAAGCTGTCCTCATCAGGGCTGCCGAGGAGCCAAACCCTGAAGCTCGGACACTCCCAGGAGTTTGTCAGAGCTCCTCCAGgtcctgaaaacaacaacaacaacatacatA GTTCAATGTGTGATGAACAAGCGGACGGGAAGAGGAAAGGTCGGCCTAAAACGGAAGCGCAGGAGCTGAGAAACATCCCT GCCCATTTGATAGTACAATGGAAGGAAGAGTTTAAGCGCCGATCCAGGGTTAAATGTCCGTGCTCGGGATGTTGGTTAGAGTTTCCCAGCATCTATGGCGTCAAGTACCACTATCAGCGCTGCCAGGGG CCCACTGTAGCTGAGAAGCTGAGTCATGGCTGTCCTTACTGTGAAGCAGTGTTTGCTACAAAAGTGCGGCTGGAGAAGCACAAGTTGTGGAATCACCCAGACAAGGTTAGCAAGGAGCCCAAGGAAGAGCAGCCTAAGCTTCATTCGATTCCTGACAAGttcaacacaaagaaaag GCCCATGGAGAACAGTCCTCCCTCTCCGGTGTTCTTCAAAGTGAAAAAGACTCACGAGGTGTCTACGCCCTCCCAGAATGGAGAACTGGCCCACCAGAGGAGCGAGAGGAGACAGCACATCCAGAGCCAGCCTTCACAGCAGATTCATCAGTCCCAGCCAGTTCAGCAGCAGTCGCAGTCCCAAAGCACATCATCCGACGCAGGAGGAAGCGAAAGTGAGGGGGGCAGCCTTCCCTCTTCTTTTCACGACGAAGACCCAGAGCGAATGAGGCACA GGCGGAAACAAAAAACCCCTAAGAAATTCACCGGCGAGCAGCCGTCCATTTCTGGAACGTTTGGATTAAAAG GCATGACTAAGGtggaggagaagctgaaggCAGGTCGCGTGAAAAGATCCGAGGGATGCGGTTTCAGTGAGGAGCCTCAGAGAAGACCTGCGTCGAGTCAGTCGTCCAAGAAGGAGCCAGCCACAGCGAACTCCG GTGGAGTTTCAGACACTCAGTGGCAGCGAACAATCTCAGAGCGAGGTGAAGTGGTGTGTCCAACCTGCTCCATTGTCACGAGGAAAACAATTCATGGCCTCAAGAAACACATGGAGATCTGCCAAAAG CTCCAGGATGCCCTGAAGTGCCAGCAGTGCCAGAAACAGTTCAGGTCCAAGGCCGGCCTCAACTACCACACCATGGCTGAGCACAGCACCAAG CCCTCAGGGAGCGAAGGCCAGACAGGCAACGAACACAAGGAGAGAGAACGGCTGCGCCGAGTGCTCAAACAGATGGGGCGAATCAAGTGTCCTAGTGAG gGCTGTTCAGCCCATTTTTCCAGTCTGATAGGCTACCAGTATCACCAGCAGCGTTGTGGAAGAGACTTTTCTGACGATGAGCAGCCTGTGTTTCTGTGCCAGCACTGTGGAAAAAGCTACCGCTCCAAGGCAGGCCGAGACTACCACGTACGCACCGAACACCCCCCGGCCATCACCGCCACCACAGCCACCAACAACTACAAGGACAACGTCACTGACACCAACAACAACACCGGCAAGGACAGG ATCTCCTGCTGTTCTTTTAAGGCGGTTTCTGAGGAGTCTGCACCAGGAGGCAAGAGGAAGGAGCAAAACCCACCTGAGAGGAGGGATTGGCAGGAAAAGACACCGTCCAGCCAGTCCAAAGAGAAGGAGCTGGACAAGGAAAGGGAGAGAGAGCAGGAGAGGGAGAAAGCAGCACAACTAAAGAGCCAAGAGGACTTTGAAAGGACCCCCAGTGGCCGAGTGAGGCGGCAGTCGGCTCAGGTGGCAGTGTTCCACCTGCAGGAGATCGCAGAGGACGAGCTGGCCAAAGACTGGGGCACCAAGCGACGCATCAAGGACGACCTGGTGCCTGACAGCAAGAGG TTAAACTACACTCGTCCTGGCCTCCCCAACTTCAGTCCAGAGCTACTAGAGACTTGGAAAAACCAAGTCAAGGAGAAAGGCTTCatctgctgcacaaacaca AATTGTGAAGCTGTTTATTCCAGCGTGTCCGGATTAAAAGCTCACCTTGCCAACTGCAGCcag GGCGGAGGTGAAATGGGGAAGTACACGTGTCTGATCTGTCAGAAGGAGTTTAACTCAGAGAGTGGTGTTAAGTATCACATCAGTAAGACACACTCACAG AACTGGTTTCGTGCAGCAACAAGTCAGATGGTCTCTGGTAACAAGAGTAAAGTCCTGGACAACGACGGGATTAAAGCTGAGGTGAGGAACGGTGCCACCACCGGTAAGAAGAGGGGCCGCAAGCCTAAAgagcgccccctggtggacGAGCCTCTTCAGACAAAACCAGAAGCCCTCGCCACCGCACAGAACTCAGCCCCACCAACCGTGACCCCTCCCTCGGGCTCAGCACAGCCCCCGGCCTCGATTTCTGATCCGACGGACAGTGACAGTCCGGTCCAGAACAGACAGCCTGTCCCCTCCGCCACCAGACGAAGCAAACCCAAGAGAATCTCTCTGCCAGAGTAG
- the znf512b gene encoding zinc finger protein 512B isoform X2 yields the protein MESPSGPRLGKLSSSGLPRSQTLKLGHSQEFVRAPPGPENNNNNIHSSMCDEQADGKRKGRPKTEAQELRNIPAHLIVQWKEEFKRRSRVKCPCSGCWLEFPSIYGVKYHYQRCQGPTVAEKLSHGCPYCEAVFATKVRLEKHKLWNHPDKVSKEPKEEQPKLHSIPDKFNTKKRPMENSPPSPVFFKVKKTHEVSTPSQNGELAHQRSERRQHIQSQPSQQIHQSQPVQQQSQSQSTSSDAGGSESEGGSLPSSFHDEDPERMRHRRKQKTPKKFTGEQPSISGTFGLKGMTKVEEKLKAGRVKRSEGCGFSEEPQRRPASSQSSKKEPATANSGGVSDTQWQRTISERGEVVCPTCSIVTRKTIHGLKKHMEICQKLQDALKCQQCQKQFRSKAGLNYHTMAEHSTKPSGSEGQTGNEHKERERLRRVLKQMGRIKCPSEGCSAHFSSLIGYQYHQQRCGRDFSDDEQPVFLCQHCGKSYRSKAGRDYHVRTEHPPAITATTATNNYKDNVTDTNNNTGKDRAVSEESAPGGKRKEQNPPERRDWQEKTPSSQSKEKELDKEREREQEREKAAQLKSQEDFERTPSGRVRRQSAQVAVFHLQEIAEDELAKDWGTKRRIKDDLVPDSKRLNYTRPGLPNFSPELLETWKNQVKEKGFICCTNTNCEAVYSSVSGLKAHLANCSQGGGEMGKYTCLICQKEFNSESGVKYHISKTHSQNWFRAATSQMVSGNKSKVLDNDGIKAEVRNGATTGKKRGRKPKERPLVDEPLQTKPEALATAQNSAPPTVTPPSGSAQPPASISDPTDSDSPVQNRQPVPSATRRSKPKRISLPE from the exons ATGGAGAGCCCGAGTGGCCCCAGGCTTGGGAAGCTGTCCTCATCAGGGCTGCCGAGGAGCCAAACCCTGAAGCTCGGACACTCCCAGGAGTTTGTCAGAGCTCCTCCAGgtcctgaaaacaacaacaacaacatacatA GTTCAATGTGTGATGAACAAGCGGACGGGAAGAGGAAAGGTCGGCCTAAAACGGAAGCGCAGGAGCTGAGAAACATCCCT GCCCATTTGATAGTACAATGGAAGGAAGAGTTTAAGCGCCGATCCAGGGTTAAATGTCCGTGCTCGGGATGTTGGTTAGAGTTTCCCAGCATCTATGGCGTCAAGTACCACTATCAGCGCTGCCAGGGG CCCACTGTAGCTGAGAAGCTGAGTCATGGCTGTCCTTACTGTGAAGCAGTGTTTGCTACAAAAGTGCGGCTGGAGAAGCACAAGTTGTGGAATCACCCAGACAAGGTTAGCAAGGAGCCCAAGGAAGAGCAGCCTAAGCTTCATTCGATTCCTGACAAGttcaacacaaagaaaag GCCCATGGAGAACAGTCCTCCCTCTCCGGTGTTCTTCAAAGTGAAAAAGACTCACGAGGTGTCTACGCCCTCCCAGAATGGAGAACTGGCCCACCAGAGGAGCGAGAGGAGACAGCACATCCAGAGCCAGCCTTCACAGCAGATTCATCAGTCCCAGCCAGTTCAGCAGCAGTCGCAGTCCCAAAGCACATCATCCGACGCAGGAGGAAGCGAAAGTGAGGGGGGCAGCCTTCCCTCTTCTTTTCACGACGAAGACCCAGAGCGAATGAGGCACA GGCGGAAACAAAAAACCCCTAAGAAATTCACCGGCGAGCAGCCGTCCATTTCTGGAACGTTTGGATTAAAAG GCATGACTAAGGtggaggagaagctgaaggCAGGTCGCGTGAAAAGATCCGAGGGATGCGGTTTCAGTGAGGAGCCTCAGAGAAGACCTGCGTCGAGTCAGTCGTCCAAGAAGGAGCCAGCCACAGCGAACTCCG GTGGAGTTTCAGACACTCAGTGGCAGCGAACAATCTCAGAGCGAGGTGAAGTGGTGTGTCCAACCTGCTCCATTGTCACGAGGAAAACAATTCATGGCCTCAAGAAACACATGGAGATCTGCCAAAAG CTCCAGGATGCCCTGAAGTGCCAGCAGTGCCAGAAACAGTTCAGGTCCAAGGCCGGCCTCAACTACCACACCATGGCTGAGCACAGCACCAAG CCCTCAGGGAGCGAAGGCCAGACAGGCAACGAACACAAGGAGAGAGAACGGCTGCGCCGAGTGCTCAAACAGATGGGGCGAATCAAGTGTCCTAGTGAG gGCTGTTCAGCCCATTTTTCCAGTCTGATAGGCTACCAGTATCACCAGCAGCGTTGTGGAAGAGACTTTTCTGACGATGAGCAGCCTGTGTTTCTGTGCCAGCACTGTGGAAAAAGCTACCGCTCCAAGGCAGGCCGAGACTACCACGTACGCACCGAACACCCCCCGGCCATCACCGCCACCACAGCCACCAACAACTACAAGGACAACGTCACTGACACCAACAACAACACCGGCAAGGACAGG GCGGTTTCTGAGGAGTCTGCACCAGGAGGCAAGAGGAAGGAGCAAAACCCACCTGAGAGGAGGGATTGGCAGGAAAAGACACCGTCCAGCCAGTCCAAAGAGAAGGAGCTGGACAAGGAAAGGGAGAGAGAGCAGGAGAGGGAGAAAGCAGCACAACTAAAGAGCCAAGAGGACTTTGAAAGGACCCCCAGTGGCCGAGTGAGGCGGCAGTCGGCTCAGGTGGCAGTGTTCCACCTGCAGGAGATCGCAGAGGACGAGCTGGCCAAAGACTGGGGCACCAAGCGACGCATCAAGGACGACCTGGTGCCTGACAGCAAGAGG TTAAACTACACTCGTCCTGGCCTCCCCAACTTCAGTCCAGAGCTACTAGAGACTTGGAAAAACCAAGTCAAGGAGAAAGGCTTCatctgctgcacaaacaca AATTGTGAAGCTGTTTATTCCAGCGTGTCCGGATTAAAAGCTCACCTTGCCAACTGCAGCcag GGCGGAGGTGAAATGGGGAAGTACACGTGTCTGATCTGTCAGAAGGAGTTTAACTCAGAGAGTGGTGTTAAGTATCACATCAGTAAGACACACTCACAG AACTGGTTTCGTGCAGCAACAAGTCAGATGGTCTCTGGTAACAAGAGTAAAGTCCTGGACAACGACGGGATTAAAGCTGAGGTGAGGAACGGTGCCACCACCGGTAAGAAGAGGGGCCGCAAGCCTAAAgagcgccccctggtggacGAGCCTCTTCAGACAAAACCAGAAGCCCTCGCCACCGCACAGAACTCAGCCCCACCAACCGTGACCCCTCCCTCGGGCTCAGCACAGCCCCCGGCCTCGATTTCTGATCCGACGGACAGTGACAGTCCGGTCCAGAACAGACAGCCTGTCCCCTCCGCCACCAGACGAAGCAAACCCAAGAGAATCTCTCTGCCAGAGTAG